A portion of the Acidimicrobiales bacterium genome contains these proteins:
- a CDS encoding site-2 protease family protein — protein sequence MALVAGDTLAGAGLFSFGSLSLPLAVFNLFPAFPLDGGRICQAWIWRRTGGRSAATRRAAGAGRIIGAAMIGLGLLEASAGGLLGGLSLLMLGWFLREAGQVGSRRGAPSS from the coding sequence GTGGCGCTCGTTGCCGGCGACACCCTCGCCGGGGCCGGTCTGTTTTCGTTCGGTTCCCTGAGTCTGCCGCTGGCGGTGTTCAACCTCTTCCCCGCCTTCCCGCTCGACGGGGGTCGCATCTGCCAGGCCTGGATCTGGCGACGAACAGGTGGTCGCAGTGCCGCCACCCGGCGCGCCGCGGGCGCGGGCCGGATAATCGGCGCGGCCATGATCGGACTCGGACTCCTGGAGGCGTCTGCCGGCGGCTTGCTCGGTGGCCTCTCGTTGCTGATGCTCGGCTGGTTCCTCCGCGAGGCGGGGCAGGTGGGAAGCCGGAGGGGCGCGCCCTCGTCGTGA
- a CDS encoding DM13 domain-containing protein, translating into MVQRITRLEIAVAAIIAALMLVLVILEPEIIEAPFENARAVLFTVGGTVLAAIAFVVMLRLRVPPFARVVLLLVPFLAVNWWLISPYFIDDVVDEEFSTSIADQLADPVESAPTATPAESDVSAPTATEPTVTDPTATEEPSPTAEPPAGPVLLGAGQFVGLAGHSGSGDAGIFENPDGSFVLRFENFDIQNGPDLEVYLVPGVGQTSLAAGSVHLGALKGNVGDQSYDLPAGTELDGAYTALVWCEAFTVEFVGATISV; encoded by the coding sequence ATGGTCCAACGAATCACTCGTCTCGAGATCGCGGTCGCTGCGATCATCGCCGCACTCATGCTCGTATTGGTGATCCTCGAACCGGAGATCATCGAGGCCCCGTTCGAGAACGCTCGGGCCGTCCTGTTCACGGTCGGCGGAACCGTCCTCGCGGCGATCGCCTTCGTGGTCATGCTGCGGCTGCGGGTACCGCCGTTCGCCCGCGTCGTGCTGCTGCTCGTGCCGTTCCTGGCCGTCAACTGGTGGCTCATCTCGCCCTACTTCATCGACGATGTCGTCGACGAGGAGTTCTCCACGTCGATCGCCGATCAGCTCGCCGATCCTGTCGAATCCGCACCCACAGCAACGCCTGCGGAGTCCGACGTGAGTGCACCGACTGCGACAGAACCGACCGTCACGGATCCGACCGCCACCGAGGAGCCGTCACCCACCGCCGAACCGCCGGCGGGACCCGTGCTGCTCGGCGCCGGCCAGTTCGTGGGCCTCGCCGGCCACTCCGGGTCGGGCGACGCCGGGATCTTCGAGAACCCCGACGGTTCGTTCGTATTGCGGTTCGAAAACTTCGACATCCAGAACGGACCCGATCTCGAGGTCTACCTCGTGCCGGGTGTCGGCCAGACCTCGCTGGCCGCCGGTTCGGTCCATCTCGGTGCGCTCAAGGGCAACGTCGGCGATCAGAGCTACGACCTGCCGGCCGGCACCGAGCTCGACGGCGCGTACACCGCCCTGGTGTGGTGCGAGGCCTTCACCGTCGAATTCGTCGGCGCCACGATCAGCGTCTGA
- a CDS encoding type II toxin-antitoxin system VapC family toxin, protein MRNVGPGRERDKRTFSYALARELGQPLLFLGDDFARTDVTAA, encoded by the coding sequence GTGCGAAATGTAGGACCGGGCAGGGAACGGGACAAGCGCACGTTCTCCTACGCCCTCGCTCGCGAGCTCGGACAGCCGCTGCTCTTCTTGGGTGACGACTTCGCCCGCACCGACGTCACCGCAGCCTGA
- a CDS encoding sulfatase-like hydrolase/transferase: MSSRPNVVIFMPDQQRADAVGAFGNTVVQTPNIDALAARGMRFDNAWGQHSVCGPSRVSLMTGWYPHVAGHRTLDNLLTENEPNMLRLLRDGGYQVCLAGNRGDVFAAGVTEASTDVCGYIVEPAANLFESLSMAHPEGHRMFQAFYFGRQGDKPRLDGDEAAVQTAIAWIDEVSSRDQPFALWVPLVNPHPPFMVEDPWFSLHDRADVPLPIPRDAGVGKPGFMAEYRRRYGWDELDEADFREITATYYGMVSRTDDQLGRVVQAVDRAGELDNTIFVYLTDHGEYLGDFGLVEKWPSGLDPSLVRNPLIVAGPGVTEGSVCSAGVELIDVLPTLLEVGDIESSHTHFGRSLTPLFANPGAEHRAHVFSEGGFSPQDVDLFEAAGWIYQHKADIQRELPELVGKAQAIRSPQFTYVYRQCESDELYLRDTDPHEIVNVVDDPRHGDILAELKGHLLDWLVATSDVIPWNADPRFPEIPHGWR, encoded by the coding sequence ATGAGTTCCAGACCCAACGTCGTGATCTTCATGCCCGATCAGCAGCGGGCCGACGCCGTCGGGGCGTTCGGCAACACCGTCGTGCAGACGCCGAACATCGACGCACTGGCCGCCCGCGGCATGCGTTTCGACAACGCGTGGGGGCAGCATTCGGTGTGCGGACCCAGCCGGGTGTCGCTGATGACCGGCTGGTATCCGCACGTGGCCGGTCACCGCACGCTCGACAACCTCCTGACCGAGAACGAACCGAACATGCTCCGTCTCCTGCGCGACGGCGGGTATCAGGTGTGTCTGGCCGGCAACCGCGGCGACGTGTTCGCCGCCGGTGTCACCGAGGCGAGCACCGACGTGTGCGGCTACATCGTCGAACCCGCCGCCAATCTGTTCGAGTCGCTCTCGATGGCCCATCCCGAGGGCCATCGCATGTTCCAGGCCTTCTACTTCGGGCGTCAGGGCGACAAACCTCGGCTCGACGGCGACGAGGCAGCCGTGCAGACCGCCATCGCCTGGATCGACGAGGTCTCGAGCAGGGATCAACCCTTCGCCCTGTGGGTGCCACTCGTGAATCCGCACCCGCCCTTCATGGTGGAGGACCCCTGGTTCTCGCTGCACGACCGGGCCGACGTGCCGCTGCCCATCCCCCGCGACGCAGGTGTGGGCAAACCCGGTTTCATGGCCGAGTACCGCCGTCGCTACGGCTGGGACGAGCTCGACGAAGCCGACTTCCGCGAGATCACGGCCACCTACTACGGCATGGTCAGTCGCACCGACGATCAGCTCGGCCGTGTCGTGCAAGCCGTCGACCGGGCCGGCGAGCTCGACAACACGATCTTCGTCTATCTCACCGATCACGGTGAGTACCTCGGCGACTTCGGCCTGGTCGAGAAGTGGCCGTCGGGCCTCGACCCCTCGCTGGTCAGGAATCCGCTGATCGTCGCCGGCCCCGGCGTGACCGAGGGAAGTGTGTGCTCGGCCGGAGTCGAGCTCATCGACGTGCTGCCCACGCTGCTCGAGGTCGGGGATATCGAGTCGAGCCACACCCACTTCGGTCGCAGCCTCACCCCCCTGTTCGCGAACCCCGGCGCCGAGCATCGGGCCCACGTGTTCAGCGAGGGCGGCTTCAGTCCCCAGGACGTCGACCTCTTCGAGGCGGCCGGGTGGATCTACCAGCACAAGGCCGACATCCAACGGGAGCTGCCGGAGCTGGTCGGCAAGGCCCAGGCCATCCGCAGCCCGCAGTTCACCTACGTCTACCGCCAGTGCGAGTCCGACGAGCTGTATCTGCGCGACACCGATCCGCACGAGATCGTGAACGTCGTCGACGATCCCCGCCACGGCGACATCCTCGCCGAGCTGAAAGGACACCTTCTCGACTGGCTGGTCGCGACGTCCGACGTGATCCCCTGGAACGCCGACCCGCGATTCCCGGAGATCCCCCACGGCTGGCGCTAG
- a CDS encoding GGDEF domain-containing protein, translating into MRRVSIAMFVGGGITSGIAVWTTQQTPQAQMAQSCFAGILLVCGVGIALMPGVTRPALEAAALASMTLVGVLIALSEPLGTAPMFFLWPVALLANFSSPRLTAAGYGVSVAALAAGLLVNDGATLRVDTFIGTTTSLGLMAWLISSMTTKERQLRAELAFAAETDPLTGLLNRRAFYPQLGRLIDDAASGDGRLALVMFDLDHFKAINDRFGHAVGDDALRHAAEALRGATRQCDLIARLGGEEFAVALPGAQVGDALRYATRVAEAMNQVPNPVECLATSAGVSLLDDSIDSTDVFLARADEALYSAKVAGRGRPGTWGPAGITIGEPFVPTTPPEPSTEGHATAAAALRRPFAPSSLAVPDVPSPREGHRSRSST; encoded by the coding sequence ATGAGACGCGTCTCCATCGCGATGTTCGTCGGAGGCGGGATCACGAGCGGCATCGCCGTGTGGACGACGCAACAGACCCCGCAGGCACAGATGGCTCAGAGTTGCTTCGCCGGGATCCTCTTGGTCTGCGGCGTCGGGATCGCGCTCATGCCGGGGGTGACACGCCCTGCCCTGGAGGCGGCGGCGCTCGCCAGCATGACCCTGGTAGGCGTGCTCATCGCGCTGTCCGAACCCCTCGGTACGGCACCGATGTTCTTTCTGTGGCCCGTCGCGCTCCTTGCCAACTTCTCCTCGCCGCGCCTCACGGCTGCGGGATACGGCGTCTCGGTCGCCGCTCTCGCGGCCGGGCTCCTCGTCAATGATGGCGCCACGCTTCGAGTCGACACCTTCATCGGCACCACGACCTCGCTCGGTCTGATGGCATGGCTGATTTCGTCGATGACGACGAAGGAGCGGCAACTTCGGGCTGAACTGGCGTTCGCCGCCGAGACCGACCCGTTGACCGGACTGCTCAACCGCCGAGCCTTCTACCCGCAACTGGGACGACTCATCGACGACGCCGCCTCCGGCGATGGGCGACTCGCGCTGGTGATGTTCGACCTCGACCACTTCAAGGCGATCAACGATCGGTTCGGCCACGCAGTCGGCGATGACGCGCTCCGGCACGCAGCCGAAGCGCTACGGGGCGCAACACGACAGTGTGACCTGATCGCCCGTCTCGGTGGCGAGGAGTTCGCCGTTGCACTCCCGGGCGCCCAAGTCGGCGATGCGTTGCGCTATGCGACACGCGTCGCCGAGGCCATGAACCAGGTACCGAATCCCGTGGAGTGCCTTGCCACCAGCGCCGGCGTCAGTCTGCTCGACGACTCGATCGACTCGACCGATGTCTTCCTCGCCCGCGCCGACGAAGCCCTGTACTCCGCCAAGGTCGCCGGACGTGGCCGACCGGGAACCTGGGGTCCTGCCGGCATCACGATCGGCGAGCCGTTCGTTCCGACGACCCCGCCCGAGCCGTCGACGGAAGGGCACGCTACGGCCGCGGCCGCGCTTCGACGACCGTTCGCCCCATCGTCTCTCGCCGTTCCTGACGTTCCATCGCCTCGGGAAGGTCATCGAAGCCGATCGTCGACGTGA
- a CDS encoding zinc-binding dehydrogenase — protein MALDSVGGDVATDGAAMSVQPAIYGNFSLCGVCLAYSPDPLVAKLTTGLNWPSRTEGIAAHEQILELIRTGAVRTVVTSTIGFDDLPEAMERQERRETMGRTVVEARPRP, from the coding sequence GTGGCGCTCGACTCGGTCGGCGGCGATGTCGCCACCGACGGCGCCGCCATGTCGGTTCAACCGGCGATCTACGGCAACTTCTCCCTGTGCGGCGTCTGCCTGGCCTACAGCCCCGATCCGCTCGTCGCGAAGCTGACCACCGGGCTCAACTGGCCCTCTCGAACCGAGGGCATCGCGGCCCACGAGCAGATCCTCGAGCTCATCCGGACCGGCGCGGTGCGCACGGTGGTCACGTCGACGATCGGCTTCGATGACCTTCCCGAGGCGATGGAACGTCAGGAACGGCGAGAGACGATGGGGCGAACGGTCGTCGAAGCGCGGCCGCGGCCGTAG
- a CDS encoding PRC-barrel domain-containing protein, with amino-acid sequence MTNLWFYRATIGQPQRDLTGFDVEATDGSIGSVDENTTDRDHLVVDTGFWIFGKRRLLPAGVVDRIDYDDEKVYVNLTKDQVKDAPDLDESLDRSFAEWNRAPYQEYYHPYGW; translated from the coding sequence GTGACGAATCTCTGGTTCTACCGAGCGACGATCGGGCAGCCTCAACGCGACCTCACCGGCTTCGACGTCGAAGCAACTGACGGCTCGATCGGCTCGGTCGACGAGAACACCACCGACCGCGACCATCTCGTGGTCGACACCGGATTCTGGATCTTCGGCAAGCGACGACTCCTGCCGGCAGGAGTCGTCGACCGCATCGACTACGACGACGAGAAGGTCTATGTCAACCTCACGAAGGACCAGGTGAAGGACGCGCCCGACCTCGACGAGTCCCTCGACCGCAGCTTCGCCGAATGGAACCGGGCTCCGTACCAGGAGTACTACCACCCGTACGGTTGGTGA
- a CDS encoding S-layer homology domain-containing protein, which translates to MTITITKWRLALVVAALALLAPATAVATHIFDDVADDRFFSEPVEWAAANDITTGVSPNLFAPDDEVTRGEAVTFLKRYNDNIVEPGLAGVEAGVGALSVDDLVGMFASDEITDDVDITSTSSVDLGLDATVTVPAGHTGVIVATFSAESACYGGDGSFDWCEVNILRDGLTPLGVPVFAFDSTDMGSETLESWEARSATRISEELPAGTYTVSVVARSEDGSSTFRLDDMVLTADVKLRS; encoded by the coding sequence ATGACCATCACCATCACCAAGTGGCGACTCGCCCTCGTTGTCGCCGCGTTGGCGCTCCTGGCGCCGGCCACGGCAGTGGCGACTCACATTTTCGACGACGTCGCCGACGATCGATTCTTCTCTGAACCCGTCGAGTGGGCAGCCGCCAACGACATCACCACTGGCGTGTCGCCGAACCTGTTCGCACCGGACGATGAAGTGACGCGTGGCGAAGCTGTCACGTTCCTCAAGCGCTACAACGACAACATCGTGGAGCCCGGTCTGGCCGGGGTGGAAGCCGGCGTCGGCGCCCTGAGTGTCGACGACCTCGTCGGGATGTTCGCCAGCGACGAGATAACCGACGACGTCGACATCACCAGTACCAGCAGTGTCGATCTCGGCCTCGATGCGACCGTCACCGTACCGGCCGGCCACACCGGGGTGATCGTCGCGACCTTCTCCGCGGAGTCGGCGTGCTACGGCGGCGACGGCTCGTTTGACTGGTGCGAGGTCAACATCCTGCGCGACGGATTGACGCCGCTGGGCGTTCCGGTCTTCGCCTTCGACAGCACCGACATGGGGTCGGAGACGCTCGAGTCCTGGGAGGCACGCTCAGCCACTCGTATCTCCGAGGAGCTGCCGGCCGGCACCTACACGGTGAGTGTGGTCGCTCGATCGGAGGACGGATCGTCGACGTTCCGCCTCGATGACATGGTGCTCACCGCCGACGTCAAGCTCAGGTCCTGA
- a CDS encoding protein-L-isoaspartate(D-aspartate) O-methyltransferase, producing MTDEARSTMVERTIAARGITGEAVLDAFRFVPREKFVSSEMVEFAYDDSALPIEEGQTISQPYVVAVMTEALEIGDGDRVLEIGTGSGYGAAILGRVAHEVWSIERHRPLAEKARARLEDLGYDNVHVVVGDGTLGWPDAAPFDAISVTAGGPNVPRHLTDQLVDGGRLVIPVGGQDREQRLVRLRRQGDDLIDEELGAVRFVPLIGEHGWVEGAEGHPGGR from the coding sequence ATGACTGACGAAGCTCGCTCGACGATGGTCGAACGCACCATCGCCGCCAGAGGGATCACGGGGGAGGCGGTCCTCGACGCCTTTCGTTTCGTGCCTCGGGAGAAGTTCGTGTCATCCGAGATGGTGGAGTTCGCCTACGACGACTCGGCGTTGCCGATCGAGGAGGGTCAGACCATCAGCCAACCGTATGTGGTTGCGGTCATGACCGAGGCGCTCGAGATCGGCGACGGCGACCGGGTGCTCGAGATCGGCACGGGATCGGGGTACGGCGCGGCAATTCTCGGTCGGGTCGCCCACGAGGTCTGGTCGATAGAGCGGCATCGGCCACTGGCGGAGAAGGCGCGCGCCAGACTGGAGGACCTCGGCTACGACAACGTACACGTCGTGGTCGGGGACGGCACCCTGGGGTGGCCCGACGCGGCGCCCTTCGACGCGATCTCGGTGACGGCCGGCGGCCCGAACGTTCCCCGACATCTGACCGACCAGCTCGTCGACGGTGGTCGCCTCGTCATCCCCGTCGGTGGCCAGGACCGCGAACAGCGGCTGGTTCGCCTTCGACGGCAAGGCGACGATCTGATCGACGAGGAGCTCGGAGCGGTGCGCTTCGTGCCCCTCATCGGCGAGCATGGCTGGGTCGAGGGCGCCGAGGGTCACCCCGGTGGGAGGTGA
- a CDS encoding acyl-CoA dehydrogenase has translation MSIAITEDHRALADTASDFLRARDARGAARALLDAAEEVRPAWWDELAGLGWLGLHVAEERGGSGFGMEELVVVVEEMGRAVAPGPFVPTVIVSALIDMAGDDATKQRLLPGLVDGSMVAGVAPRGSVVVDGGTATGSAVVLGGGLGQLFAFVAGDDVALVEPGPGVVVDVPANLDPSRRSARVTLDGAPVTLIAGAGRLLIDVSRLILSAEAVGMARECTELAAAYAKERLQFGRVIGTYQAVKHHCANMVVATEMATSAVWDAAKAAATGGDQLSYTAAVAATLAAPAADLCANLNTQVHGGIAITWEHDAHLYMRRATTLLALLEADVAAADLTDLTRRGVRRGKQVELPPESEPIRAEVRAFAESIAGLSAEEQRDRLIETGYVMPHWPKPYGREAGAVEQLVVEQEFEKAGVQRPGYGITAWNILTIIQYATQDQLDRWVLPALRQEVIWCQLFSEPDAGSDAAGVKTKATRVDGGWLVNGQKVWTSGAHVAGMGFATVRTDPDVPKHDGITTMVIDMHAEGVEVRPLKMTTGNSEFNEVFFSDVFVADDDVVGPVDGGWTVARATLGNESVSIGGGGGGMSMPGEALVSAFDAHPERLAGGAARVGRYIAEHQAMGLLNLRAANRAVSGAGPGPEGAMTKLVLSEIGHEAAAILTELNGADSLFMDGAGEMSNMMVLMHRGMSIAGGTSEIKRNQIGERILGLPRDPLIK, from the coding sequence ATGTCGATCGCGATCACCGAGGACCACCGCGCCCTGGCCGACACTGCGTCGGATTTCCTGCGGGCCCGAGACGCCCGCGGCGCGGCCCGGGCGCTGCTGGACGCAGCGGAGGAGGTACGGCCGGCCTGGTGGGACGAACTCGCCGGGCTGGGCTGGCTTGGGCTCCACGTCGCCGAGGAACGCGGCGGGTCCGGGTTCGGCATGGAGGAGCTGGTCGTCGTGGTCGAGGAGATGGGCCGCGCCGTCGCGCCCGGCCCCTTCGTGCCGACCGTGATCGTGAGCGCGCTGATCGACATGGCCGGCGACGACGCCACCAAGCAACGGCTGCTCCCTGGCCTCGTCGACGGTTCGATGGTCGCAGGCGTCGCCCCGCGAGGCTCGGTCGTGGTCGACGGGGGCACCGCAACGGGCTCCGCCGTCGTCCTCGGCGGCGGTCTCGGTCAGCTGTTCGCCTTCGTCGCCGGTGACGACGTGGCCCTGGTCGAACCGGGACCCGGGGTCGTGGTCGATGTGCCCGCCAATCTCGATCCGTCGCGTCGGTCGGCCCGGGTGACGCTCGATGGCGCGCCGGTGACGCTCATCGCCGGGGCGGGGCGACTGCTGATCGACGTGTCGCGCCTCATCCTGTCGGCCGAGGCCGTGGGCATGGCCCGCGAGTGCACCGAACTCGCGGCGGCCTACGCGAAGGAAAGGCTGCAGTTCGGCCGAGTGATCGGCACCTATCAGGCCGTGAAGCACCATTGCGCCAACATGGTGGTGGCCACCGAGATGGCCACGTCGGCGGTGTGGGACGCGGCGAAGGCCGCAGCCACCGGCGGCGATCAGCTGTCGTACACCGCCGCGGTCGCAGCCACGCTGGCCGCGCCGGCGGCCGACCTCTGCGCCAACCTCAACACCCAGGTGCACGGCGGCATCGCCATCACGTGGGAACACGACGCCCATCTCTACATGCGGCGGGCCACGACCTTGCTTGCCCTTCTCGAAGCCGACGTCGCCGCCGCCGATCTCACCGATCTCACCCGGCGGGGCGTGCGTCGGGGCAAGCAGGTGGAGCTCCCGCCGGAGTCCGAGCCGATCCGGGCCGAGGTGCGGGCGTTCGCCGAGAGCATCGCCGGTCTCAGCGCCGAGGAGCAGCGGGACCGCCTCATCGAGACCGGCTACGTGATGCCGCACTGGCCCAAGCCCTACGGTCGCGAAGCGGGTGCCGTCGAGCAGCTCGTGGTCGAGCAGGAGTTCGAGAAGGCCGGAGTCCAACGACCCGGCTACGGCATCACCGCGTGGAACATCCTCACGATCATCCAGTACGCCACGCAGGACCAGCTCGACCGTTGGGTCCTCCCCGCGCTGCGCCAGGAGGTCATCTGGTGCCAGCTGTTCAGTGAGCCCGACGCGGGTTCGGATGCCGCCGGCGTGAAGACCAAGGCGACGCGGGTCGACGGCGGGTGGCTGGTGAACGGTCAGAAGGTCTGGACTTCGGGCGCGCATGTCGCGGGGATGGGGTTCGCCACGGTGCGCACCGATCCCGACGTGCCCAAGCACGACGGCATCACCACGATGGTCATCGACATGCACGCCGAGGGGGTCGAGGTGCGGCCTCTGAAGATGACCACCGGCAACTCGGAGTTCAACGAGGTGTTCTTCTCCGATGTCTTCGTCGCCGACGACGACGTGGTCGGTCCCGTCGACGGTGGCTGGACCGTCGCACGCGCCACGTTGGGCAACGAGAGTGTCAGCATCGGTGGTGGTGGCGGCGGGATGTCGATGCCCGGTGAGGCGCTCGTCAGCGCCTTCGACGCCCATCCGGAGCGCCTCGCCGGTGGCGCAGCACGCGTGGGTCGCTACATCGCCGAGCATCAGGCCATGGGCCTGCTCAACCTGCGCGCAGCGAACCGTGCCGTGTCGGGAGCCGGTCCGGGACCGGAGGGCGCGATGACCAAGCTGGTGCTGTCGGAGATCGGCCACGAGGCCGCCGCGATCCTGACCGAACTCAACGGCGCCGACTCCCTCTTCATGGACGGAGCCGGCGAGATGAGCAACATGATGGTCCTCATGCATCGAGGCATGTCGATCGCGGGAGGGACCTCCGAGATCAAGCGAAATCAGATCGGTGAGCGAATTCTCGGGCTTCCCCGAGACCCGCTCATCAAGTGA
- a CDS encoding universal stress protein, whose protein sequence is MMEPKKILVPSDLSERSEVGIAYAGMLARHLGSELVVMVNINLPERAILEESAGSEPLSLEEAARAALRRAAEKNAPSVTSSFAVGFRDFPAEGILDVATHENVDMIVIPSHGRSGMTRWMLGSVAEKIVRGADVPVVIVPARD, encoded by the coding sequence ATGATGGAGCCGAAGAAGATCCTCGTGCCCTCCGACCTGTCGGAGCGATCCGAGGTCGGCATCGCCTACGCGGGGATGTTGGCCCGACACCTCGGCAGCGAACTCGTGGTCATGGTCAACATCAACCTTCCGGAGCGTGCCATCCTCGAGGAGTCCGCCGGGTCAGAGCCCCTGTCACTCGAAGAAGCCGCTCGGGCCGCACTCCGTCGCGCCGCGGAGAAGAATGCACCGTCGGTCACCTCCTCGTTTGCCGTCGGGTTCCGCGACTTTCCGGCCGAGGGGATCCTCGACGTCGCAACCCACGAGAACGTCGACATGATCGTCATCCCCAGTCACGGGCGGTCGGGCATGACCCGATGGATGCTCGGCAGTGTTGCCGAGAAGATCGTCCGAGGCGCCGACGTGCCCGTCGTCATCGTCCCTGCCCGCGATTGA
- a CDS encoding CBS domain-containing protein — translation MKHKPQLSDVMTREPETVHLGQPLSDAYALLQRREYHHVPVVNGDKPVGMISSTDILKLVYDVENNDERMLRTMLDHQFTLEETMSTDLVTVRNGESVRTVANHLSTGDNHSVLVLNDDGGLEGIVTSSDLIRNLAELL, via the coding sequence ATGAAACACAAGCCCCAGTTGTCCGACGTCATGACCCGCGAGCCCGAGACCGTCCACCTCGGCCAGCCTCTGTCGGACGCCTACGCCCTGCTCCAGCGCCGCGAGTACCACCACGTCCCGGTGGTCAACGGCGACAAGCCCGTCGGCATGATCTCCTCGACGGACATTCTCAAGCTGGTCTACGACGTGGAGAACAACGACGAGCGCATGCTCCGCACCATGCTCGACCACCAGTTCACCCTCGAGGAGACGATGTCGACCGATCTCGTCACCGTGCGCAACGGCGAGTCGGTTCGCACGGTCGCCAACCACCTCTCGACCGGTGACAACCACTCGGTGCTCGTGCTGAACGACGATGGCGGCCTCGAGGGCATCGTCACCAGCAGCGACCTGATCCGCAACCTGGCCGAACTGCTCTGA
- a CDS encoding cupin domain-containing protein encodes MATTGTKDVWFEGAFMRVLVDAEETGGAMSMMEHWYPADWSPPLHVHHREDQVLHVLEGEIRCGSADGPGRLLKAGESVFLPRDVPHTFLSGAEGAKVLEINTPGGFERFHVEAGDPALETRIPDPKEVDVPKLVAAVAPYDAEFVGPPMS; translated from the coding sequence GTGGCAACGACGGGAACGAAGGACGTCTGGTTCGAAGGGGCATTCATGCGAGTGCTCGTGGACGCGGAGGAGACGGGTGGCGCGATGTCGATGATGGAGCACTGGTATCCGGCTGATTGGTCGCCGCCGCTGCACGTTCATCACCGCGAGGACCAGGTACTCCACGTGCTCGAGGGAGAGATCCGCTGCGGTTCGGCCGACGGGCCTGGGCGGCTTCTGAAGGCGGGTGAGTCCGTGTTCCTGCCCCGGGACGTGCCCCACACGTTCCTGTCGGGCGCGGAGGGAGCGAAGGTCCTCGAGATCAACACTCCCGGTGGTTTCGAGCGGTTCCATGTGGAAGCCGGCGACCCGGCGCTCGAGACCCGCATCCCCGATCCCAAGGAGGTCGACGTGCCCAAGCTCGTGGCCGCGGTCGCGCCGTACGATGCCGAGTTCGTCGGCCCACCGATGAGCTGA
- a CDS encoding TetR/AcrR family transcriptional regulator: MAPRTNQKARTRQAITDGCAELLDEQSPTTIDDIAAHTGISRATIYRYFASSSDIVWHVMSDREIESSESVATAAGPDPLDRIVAAEKAVNDYIFANPTSVRQFEASVVQRVLDGTADADDRPARRLRYIDAALEPLVGELDDTALRRLRHGLALALGTEAFIALVDTCRLDDDDARATAAWVCRALVTQAMADAPTP; the protein is encoded by the coding sequence ATGGCCCCTCGCACGAACCAGAAGGCCCGCACTCGCCAGGCGATCACCGACGGCTGCGCGGAGCTCCTCGACGAACAGTCACCGACGACGATCGATGACATCGCGGCCCACACCGGCATCTCTCGGGCGACCATCTACCGCTACTTCGCCAGCAGCAGTGACATCGTCTGGCACGTGATGTCCGACCGGGAGATCGAGTCGTCCGAGTCGGTCGCGACCGCGGCAGGACCCGACCCACTCGACCGCATCGTCGCCGCCGAGAAGGCCGTGAACGACTACATCTTCGCCAACCCGACGAGCGTGCGGCAGTTCGAGGCCAGCGTCGTGCAACGCGTGCTCGACGGCACCGCTGATGCCGACGATCGTCCCGCCCGACGGTTGCGCTACATCGACGCCGCACTCGAACCGCTCGTCGGGGAACTCGACGACACCGCCCTGCGCCGCCTCCGCCACGGTCTGGCGCTCGCCCTCGGCACCGAGGCGTTCATCGCGCTCGTCGACACCTGCCGACTCGACGACGACGACGCACGCGCCACCGCCGCCTGGGTCTGCCGCGCCCTCGTCACCCAGGCAATGGCCGACGCTCCGACCCCCTGA